The proteins below are encoded in one region of Homo sapiens chromosome 2, GRCh38.p14 Primary Assembly:
- the INSIG2 gene encoding insulin-induced gene 2 protein isoform b (isoform b is encoded by transcript variant 3) — protein sequence MRCVAVFVGINHASAKVDFDNNIQLSLTLAALSIGLWWTFDRSRSGFGLGVGIAFLATVVTQLLVYNGVYQYTSPDFLYVRSWLPCIFFAGGITMGNIGRQLAMYECKVIAEKSHQE from the exons ATGCGGTGTGTAGCAGTCTTTGTTGGTATAAATCATGCCAGTGCT AAAGTGGATTTCGATAACAACATACAGTTGTCTCTCACACTGGCTGCACTATCCATTGGACTGTGGTGGACTTTTGATAGATCTAGAAGTGGTTTTGGCCTTGGAGTAGGAATTGCCTTCTTGGCAACTGTGGTCACTCAACTGCTAGTATATAATGGTGTTTACCA ATATACATCTCCAGATTTCCTCTATGTTCGTTCTTGGTTACCATGTATATTTTTTGCTGGAGGCATAACAATGGGAAACATTGGTCGACAACTGGCAATG TACGAATGTAAAGTTATCGCAGAAAAATCTCATCAGGAATGA
- the INSIG2 gene encoding insulin-induced gene 2 protein isoform a (isoform a is encoded by transcript variant 1): protein MAEGETESPGPKKCGPYISSVTSQSVNLMIRGVVLFFIGVFLALVLNLLQIQRNVTLFPPDVIASIFSSAWWVPPCCGTASAVIGLLYPCIDRHLGEPHKFKREWSSVMRCVAVFVGINHASAKVDFDNNIQLSLTLAALSIGLWWTFDRSRSGFGLGVGIAFLATVVTQLLVYNGVYQYTSPDFLYVRSWLPCIFFAGGITMGNIGRQLAMYECKVIAEKSHQE, encoded by the exons atggcagaaggagagacagagTCACCTGGGCCCAAAAAGTGTGGCCCATATATTTCATCTGTCACTAGCCAGAGTGTGAACTTGATGATTCGAGGAGTAGTGCTATTTTTTATTGGAGTATTTCTTGCATTAGTGTTAAATTTACTTCAGATTCAGAGAAATGTGACGCTCTTTCCACCTGATGTGATTGCAAGCATCTTTTCTTCTGCATGGTGGGTACCCCCATGCTGTGGCACGGCTTCAG CTGTGATTGGGTTATTATACCCCTGCATTGACAGACATCTAGGAGAACcacataaatttaaaagagaGTGGTCCAGTGTAATGCGGTGTGTAGCAGTCTTTGTTGGTATAAATCATGCCAGTGCT AAAGTGGATTTCGATAACAACATACAGTTGTCTCTCACACTGGCTGCACTATCCATTGGACTGTGGTGGACTTTTGATAGATCTAGAAGTGGTTTTGGCCTTGGAGTAGGAATTGCCTTCTTGGCAACTGTGGTCACTCAACTGCTAGTATATAATGGTGTTTACCA ATATACATCTCCAGATTTCCTCTATGTTCGTTCTTGGTTACCATGTATATTTTTTGCTGGAGGCATAACAATGGGAAACATTGGTCGACAACTGGCAATG TACGAATGTAAAGTTATCGCAGAAAAATCTCATCAGGAATGA
- the INSIG2 gene encoding insulin-induced gene 2 protein isoform c (isoform c is encoded by transcript variant 6) — protein MRCVAVFVGINHASAKVDFDNNIQLSLTLAALSIGLWWTFDRSRSGFGLGVGIAFLATVVTQLLVYNGVYHTNVKLSQKNLIRNEEGKKYLLYRKAR, from the exons ATGCGGTGTGTAGCAGTCTTTGTTGGTATAAATCATGCCAGTGCT AAAGTGGATTTCGATAACAACATACAGTTGTCTCTCACACTGGCTGCACTATCCATTGGACTGTGGTGGACTTTTGATAGATCTAGAAGTGGTTTTGGCCTTGGAGTAGGAATTGCCTTCTTGGCAACTGTGGTCACTCAACTGCTAGTATATAATGGTGTTTACCA TACGAATGTAAAGTTATCGCAGAAAAATCTCATCAGGAATGAAGAAGGCAAAAAATATCTTTTGTACAGAAAAGCAAGATGA